The DNA region AGTTGGTGTCCCAGAAGTCACGTTTCCAATCATCCTTCAAATTCCCGACAAGTTTGGCTCCTTATTTGGTGAAGATCAACTTAAGGAAATCGTTAGAAGAGCAATAGGTGTTGAGATAAAGAGGTGAAGGAAATGGGAAAGATAATTAGGGTTACCGGTCCACTGGTAGTTGCCGACGAAATGAGAGGCTCAAGGATGTATGAAGTTGTTAGAGTAGGTGAAATGGGGCTCATTGGAGAAATCATTCGTTTAGAAGGAGATAAGGCAGTTATTCAAGTTTATGAGGAAACTGCAGGTCTTAGGCCAGGAGAGCCCGTTATTGGAACTCAAGCATCACTCAGCGTAGAGCTGGGCCCAGGTCTGCTAACTTCAATTTACGATGGTATCCAAAGGCCATTAGAGGCGCTTAGGGAGCAAAGTGGAGACTTCATAGCCAGAGGTCTAACCGCCCCAGCTTTGCCGAGAGATAAGAAGTGGCATTTCACTCCAAAAGCTAAAGTTGGAGATAAAGTTGTTAGCGGTGATATATTGGGTGTTGTTCCAGAGACGAGCTTAATAGAGCACAAGATTATGGTTCCTCCCCATGTCGAGGGAGAAATAGTCGAGATCGTGGAAGAGGGAGAGTACACCATCGAAGAGGTCATTGCAAAGGTAAAGACTCCAAGCGGGGAAATAAAAGAAATCAAGATGTATCAAAAGTGGCCCGTTAGGCAAAAGAGGCCATACAAAGAAAAGCTTCCACCAGAGGTTCCACTCATCACAGGGCAGAGAATAGTTGACACGTTCTTCCCACAAGCAAAAGGTGGAACAGCTGCAATTCCAGGACCATTCGGAAGTGGAAAGACAGTTACACAGCACCAATTGGCTAAGTGGAGTGACGCTCAAGTTGTCGTTTACATCGGTTGTGGTGAGCGCGGTAACGAGATGACCGACGTTCTTGAAGAGTTCCCCAAACTCAAGGATCCAAGAAGTGGAAAGCCCTTGATGGAGAGAACCGTACTTATAGCAAACACATCAAACATGCCTGTTGCTGCAAGAGAGGCTTCAATTTACACTGGAATTACTATAGCCGAATACTTTAGGGATATGGGATACGACGTCGCTTTGATGGCCGACTCAACTTCAAGATGGGCCGAAGCTTTGAGAGAAATTTCCGGTCGTCTCGAGGAGATGCCTGGTGAGGAAGGTTATCCCGCCTATCTGGCCTCAAAAGTCGCTGAGTTCTATGAGAGAGCTGGAAGAGTAAAGACATTGGGAAGCGACGATAGAATTGGAAGTGTAAGCGTTATAGGTGCAGTCTCACCACCGGGTGGAGATTTCTCAGAACCAGTTGTCCAAAACACGCTTAGAGTAGTCAAAGTCTTTTGGGCCCTTGATGCTGACTTAGCAAGGAGGAGGCACTTCCCAGCTATCAACTGGCTTACAAGCTACTCCCTTTATGCAGATGCTGTCAAAAATTGGTGGCACAACAACGTTGACCCAGAGTGGAGGGAAATGAGGAACAGGACTATGGAGTTGCTCCAAAAAGAATCCGAACTACAAGAAATTGTTAGAATCGTAGGTCCAGATGCTCTGCCCGATAGGGAGAAGGCGGTTCTCCTAGTTGCAAGAATGATTAGGGAAGACTACCTACAGCAAGATGCCTTCCACGAAGTTGACACATACTGCTCACCTCAAAAGCAAGTGACAATGCTTAGAACACTCTTGAACTTCTACGACTACACAATGCAGGCTGTTAATAGCGGAGTCCCAGTTGAAGAGATTGCAAAGCTTCCTGTAAGGGAGAAGATAGGTAGAATGAAGTATGAGGCAAAAGTAGAGAACATTGCAAAGCTCATAGATGAAACAAGAGAGCAGTTTGAAGAGCTCTTTAAGAAGTATGGAGCGTGAGAAAGATGGTCGGAAAGGAATACTCCACAATTAGCAAGATTTACGGTCCCCTTATGATCGTCCAAGGTGTTAAAGGAGTAGCTTATGGTGAGGTCGTAGAGATAGAAGTGGAAGGTGGAGAAAAGAGAAAGGGACAGGTACTCGAAGCAAGGGAAGACCTCGCTATCGTGCAGGTTTTCGAAGGAACAAGAGATTTGGACGTTAAGACCACAAGAGTAAGGTTCACCGGTGAGACCCTTAAAGTCCCAGTCTCTTTGGACATGCTTGGAAGGATATTCAACGGTATTGGAAAGCCAATAGACGGTGGCCCAGAGATTATCCCCGAGGATAGGAGAGACATCCACGGTGCTCCATTAAACCCAGTTGCAAGGGCTTATCCAAGGGACTTTATCCAAACAGGTGTCTCAGCTATAGATGGAATGAACACTCTAATTAGAGGCCAAAAGCTCCCAATATTCAGCGGTTCAGGTTTGCCCCACAACATGCTCGCAGCTCAAATAGCTAGGCAGGCTAAAGTTTTAGGTGAGGAAGAGCAGTTCGCTGTCGTCTTCGCAGCAATGGGTATCACATATGAAGAGGCAAACTTCTTCAAAAAGAGCTTCGAAGAGACAGGAGCTATTGAAAGAGCTGTGTTGTTCCTCAACTTAGCTGATGACCCAGCTATCGAGCGTATAATTACTCCAAGAATGGCCCTCACAGTTGCTGAATACTTGGCTTTTGATCACGACATGCAAGTCTTAGTTATCCTAACGGATATGACCAACTACTGTGAGGCTTTGCGTGAAATTTCAGCAGCTAGAGAAGAGGTTCCCGGTAGGAGAGGTTATCCAGGTTACCTCTACACCGACTTGGCCACAATCTATGAGAGGGCAGGTAGAGTTAAGGGGAAGAAAGGAAGCATTACCCAAATGCCCATCCTAACGATGCCCGACGACGATATTACTCACCCAATTCCAGACTTGACAGGTTACATTACAGAGGGACAGATAGTTTTGAGCAGAGATTTGCACAGAAAAGGAATTTACCCACCAATTGATGTGTTGCCTTCACTCTCAAGATTGATGAAGGACGGTATTGGTAAGGGAATGACTAGAGACGATCACCCACAATGGAGCCAACAGTTATATGCAGCCTACGCCGAAGGTAGAAGCTTGAGAGACTTAGTTGCTGTCGTTGGTGAGGAGGCACTTTCAGAGACAGATAGGCTCTACCTCAAGTTCGCCGACCGCTTTGAGAGGGAGTTTATAGCTCAAGGATACGATGAAGACAGAAGCATCTTCGAAACGCTCGACCTCGGTTGGGAGCTCTTGGCAATGCTTCCAGAGGCCGAGCTCAAGAGAGTTGAACCAAAGTACATCCAGAAGTACCACCCCAAGTACAAGAAGGGCGCTTAGCCCTCCTTTAACATTTTGAGGTGATTAAAATGCCAGAGATACTCAAAGTGAAGCCAACGAGGATGGAGCTGCTGAAGCTCAAAAAGAGGATTAAGTTAGCTGCCAAAGGACACAAGCTTCTCAAAGAAAAGCAGGATGCACTGATCATGGAGTTCTTCACTATTTACGATGAAGCCCTAAGCTTGAGGAGAGAGCTAAACCAGAAGATGGAAGAAGCTTTCGAGTCCCTCAGAATGGCTGAAATAGAAGTGAGCGTTACAAAGCTCAAAGAGATTGCTTTGGGTGTTAGACCAAATAAAGAAGTCGAAATAAAAAGGAGAAACATCATGGGTGTTCCTGTTCCACTAATAGAAGCCGAATCATTTAAGAGAACCCCCGAGGAAAGAGGATATTCCTTCGTGTCCACTTCTCCAAGAGTTGACATCGTTGCTCAAAAGTTTGAGGAAGTTTTAGAGTTAGCAGTCCGCTTGGCTGAGGTTGAAGAAACTCTGCAAAGGCTCGCAAGGGAAATTGAGAAGACTAAGCGCAGAGTAAACGCTTTAGAGTACATCATAATCCCAAGGATGGAAGCTACTGTTAAGTTCATCGAGCAGCGCTTGGATGAGATGGAGAGGGAAAACTTCTTCAGGCTCAAGAGGGTTAAAGCCCTTTTGGAGGCAAGGCAAGAGGATTAGCCTTTTTGTTTTAATATTATTCTGGGCAAACTTTATGAAACCTCACGCCTACTAATTTTGATGCTCATGAAACCTGACGAAGTGCTGAACAAAGAGCTCTCAAGGATAAATCTTCATCTTCCAAGGCAGCGCAAGAGCTTAGCTCAGCTTTTAAAGGAAGAAGAACCAAAAGTAAAGCTCAAAGATGGAAGTGAGCACTATTTCAAAAGAAAAGAGCTCGAATTTTTGGCCTCACTGCTGGATGAGTGGGAGGTCGATAAGCTATACATCCCTATAGTGCTTGAGATAACCACAACTTGGCATGGTTACTTCAAGGTTAGGGGAGCTTTAGCTGTTAAGGTAATCGAAAAGCTCCTCGGTACGTATGATATTTTGGAAGAGAAAAACGAGCTCACGCTTCCAAGGTATATGCTCCCAAAGATTAGGCGCAAACTCCCGACCACAACCACTTATGCCTTCATCATGGAGTGATGGAAATGGAAGATGAGAAAATCCTACTCAACTACTTCATGATGACAATTCCCCATGTTACGGTCTTAGCCGGTGCTATCCTAGGCCTCCTCCTTCTAATGAGGATTGAGGTAAAGCTTGCACTGGGGATTTTTACGCTCCTTTACGGAATTTTTCTAACGATAATTGGAATTATAGTGCGGGAGCAGTTTGGAAAGCTAACCCTTTATCGCTTAAGCCTCTTTGCATTTATATCCCTCATTGTTATGGGTCTGTTCTTGCTCCTTCCATACATTTGAATTTGCTTTTAGCAAACGATTTATAGTTAATCAGCGAGAAAGAATATTGGTGGGGGAAATTGAAGAAGGCATTGCTGATAGTGCTATTTATGATAATGATGCCCCTAGCATCGGCCCAATTTGGAGAGTTCACAACCGAAAACAAGATAATCGTTGTAGCTGGAGATTCCAGCGAAGGTTCCATAATCTTAACAAACGCATTAAACAGCGATTTCAAAGTTGTTTCATTTATAAAGTTCATAGCTCTCGATGATAACAACAAAGAAGTCCAAGGATTTTCTTTTGAGCTCATACCCGACAAAACGGGTGAATGGAGAAGAAAAGAGAACAAAACCTTCTACTACAAATTAACCACGAACGAAAGCGTGAATGGCGGGAGCTACACGCTGGAACTGACTTTGTGGGGCTTTACCCAAACGGGAGACCTCTATATAATCACCTCAAGAATTCCCGTAGAAGTTATAGAAAAGCCGCTGAAGCTTTTAGACATAGGATCTTATGTTGAAGGAAAGCCACAAAATATAAGCTACGTCCTAAACGGGGAAACTATAGTTGCCTATGCCCACATCAAAAACTTCAAGAGCTCCCCAGTAATGATAAACGCTACAGCTCAGCTGCTAAAGGGAGACAAAATTATAATGGAGAACAAAAAAACGTTTAACGTAAGCGGAAACAACTACCTGGTGAAAAATGAGCTAAAAATCCCATATAATCTCCCCGAAGGAGAATACAAGGTCAGGTATATTCTCTCATACCCCGAAGAGACATTCACTTTTTCAAAGGACTATTTCGTAACATTTGGAGTTAAGATCTCTTCCATATCCCTAGAGGCTAAGAACATTCTTGAAGGAGAGAATAACGAAGTTTACATCGACGTAATCTCCGATAGAAACCTCAACGCGGAGATAGCATTGGAGCTCTTTGACAGCAATGAAAGCCTGCTGA from Palaeococcus pacificus DY20341 includes:
- a CDS encoding ATP synthase subunit A, coding for MGKIIRVTGPLVVADEMRGSRMYEVVRVGEMGLIGEIIRLEGDKAVIQVYEETAGLRPGEPVIGTQASLSVELGPGLLTSIYDGIQRPLEALREQSGDFIARGLTAPALPRDKKWHFTPKAKVGDKVVSGDILGVVPETSLIEHKIMVPPHVEGEIVEIVEEGEYTIEEVIAKVKTPSGEIKEIKMYQKWPVRQKRPYKEKLPPEVPLITGQRIVDTFFPQAKGGTAAIPGPFGSGKTVTQHQLAKWSDAQVVVYIGCGERGNEMTDVLEEFPKLKDPRSGKPLMERTVLIANTSNMPVAAREASIYTGITIAEYFRDMGYDVALMADSTSRWAEALREISGRLEEMPGEEGYPAYLASKVAEFYERAGRVKTLGSDDRIGSVSVIGAVSPPGGDFSEPVVQNTLRVVKVFWALDADLARRRHFPAINWLTSYSLYADAVKNWWHNNVDPEWREMRNRTMELLQKESELQEIVRIVGPDALPDREKAVLLVARMIREDYLQQDAFHEVDTYCSPQKQVTMLRTLLNFYDYTMQAVNSGVPVEEIAKLPVREKIGRMKYEAKVENIAKLIDETREQFEELFKKYGA
- a CDS encoding ATP synthase subunit B, encoding MVGKEYSTISKIYGPLMIVQGVKGVAYGEVVEIEVEGGEKRKGQVLEAREDLAIVQVFEGTRDLDVKTTRVRFTGETLKVPVSLDMLGRIFNGIGKPIDGGPEIIPEDRRDIHGAPLNPVARAYPRDFIQTGVSAIDGMNTLIRGQKLPIFSGSGLPHNMLAAQIARQAKVLGEEEQFAVVFAAMGITYEEANFFKKSFEETGAIERAVLFLNLADDPAIERIITPRMALTVAEYLAFDHDMQVLVILTDMTNYCEALREISAAREEVPGRRGYPGYLYTDLATIYERAGRVKGKKGSITQMPILTMPDDDITHPIPDLTGYITEGQIVLSRDLHRKGIYPPIDVLPSLSRLMKDGIGKGMTRDDHPQWSQQLYAAYAEGRSLRDLVAVVGEEALSETDRLYLKFADRFEREFIAQGYDEDRSIFETLDLGWELLAMLPEAELKRVEPKYIQKYHPKYKKGA
- a CDS encoding V-type ATP synthase subunit D, yielding MPEILKVKPTRMELLKLKKRIKLAAKGHKLLKEKQDALIMEFFTIYDEALSLRRELNQKMEEAFESLRMAEIEVSVTKLKEIALGVRPNKEVEIKRRNIMGVPVPLIEAESFKRTPEERGYSFVSTSPRVDIVAQKFEEVLELAVRLAEVEETLQRLAREIEKTKRRVNALEYIIIPRMEATVKFIEQRLDEMERENFFRLKRVKALLEARQED
- a CDS encoding DUF61 family protein is translated as MLMKPDEVLNKELSRINLHLPRQRKSLAQLLKEEEPKVKLKDGSEHYFKRKELEFLASLLDEWEVDKLYIPIVLEITTTWHGYFKVRGALAVKVIEKLLGTYDILEEKNELTLPRYMLPKIRRKLPTTTTYAFIME
- a CDS encoding COG1361 family protein, translated to MKKALLIVLFMIMMPLASAQFGEFTTENKIIVVAGDSSEGSIILTNALNSDFKVVSFIKFIALDDNNKEVQGFSFELIPDKTGEWRRKENKTFYYKLTTNESVNGGSYTLELTLWGFTQTGDLYIITSRIPVEVIEKPLKLLDIGSYVEGKPQNISYVLNGETIVAYAHIKNFKSSPVMINATAQLLKGDKIIMENKKTFNVSGNNYLVKNELKIPYNLPEGEYKVRYILSYPEETFTFSKDYFVTFGVKISSISLEAKNILEGENNEVYIDVISDRNLNAEIALELFDSNESLLTSIKNNVKIAQGSNRFTFNVPAPIPGKIKVKATLSYGDVVLGEAEDEFLSIAFPSIENITIVTHDDVAIAKLEIVNPNNFEIASKVMYSFYVGDSVLKREKLELQLKKGTNEIEIILKVPLGEVINYEIYLEELGKRTQKTGSFKIELPPSTTTTTTVEPTTSSTAANTTTTHIGDNEENNTGKAVLVVLLITIVLIAAYIMYSPKESKKRKRPKPKRKSPLGRFKRPKIPKFREFKNIPKKKS